TGACCGAGTAGATTATAAATTTTTAGCGTTGTCATACCAGCGGAAGAAATTTTAAATCTAAAATTAGTTGTTGGATTAAATGGATTAGGATAATTTTGATCTAAAGCATATTCAATTGGGACTAATCTTTCATCATCAACACCTAAAGGATTAACCGTTTTAAATCTCCAGACACCGGACCAATTACTTTTTCCATATACATTATTTGCCCTAACTTTCCAAAAATGAAATGTATTAACTTGCAATCCGGTAACAACAAAGCTAGTATCAGAAACTTCTAAAGTATCAACTACAATTGTGTTGGCCGCAAAATCTGCACTTCGTGCTAAAATTAAATCATAAGAAACCGCTGCTTGGCTAGGAAACCAATAAAGGGTTGTATCAACCGGAATATAGCCAGTATTATTTAAAGGATAAGCAAGTAAAGGTGTTGAAGGAAATCCAGTTGTAAAATTAAAAGAATTAGAATAACTACTAGTTCCCCCTGCATTAGTTGAACTAACTCTCCAATAATAAAGTTGCTGGCCTTCTAAACCAGTAATAACTTTAAAGGTATCTGTTATACCATTTTGATCTAAGAAAACACCTGAAGCAAATGTGGGATCTGTGGCAATTTGCAATCTATAGGATGATGCAAGTGCAGGGTAATTCCACACAACTGTTACCGTATCTTCAATATTCACAGTATTATTGAAAGGCACAGCTAAGAGAGGCGCAGGTGGAGGATTTACTTGCAATACATTACTCATCAAACTCTCATTATAGTTTCTATCTAGTGATGTAACTACAAAATAATAAGGCCCTGTCGGTGATGGAGGCTCACCGGGAATACTTTCACGGGATCCTTCAACATTAAAAATGTTAGCTGAATTTTCTAAATCACTTGGTTGGATGTTTGACGAATTAAATCGGTACACCACGTATCTTTTTGCACTATCACCATCGCTAGCAATTTGCGGCAGATCCCACAACAAACCACCCTGCCCATTTGCTAATCTTTCAAATCTTAAATTCTGTGGTGGATTCGGTGGCACAACATCTTTCCAATTCATTACAGGTATTAATGCAGGATAACGATACAAATCATTTTTAAGGCTATCATAAAATCCTAAGGGATTAGCTAAAGTTGAAGTAGTATTATAAAGAACACTTCCCTGGCAATCGTTATCAGTTCTGTTTAATCTAATTTGTCTTGGAACTTCAGTAGCATTAAATGGATTGTTAATTCTATATACAGCATGCCCAACATACATGTGCCTGCCATTTACGCCAGCAGAATCAGCCCACCAAGGCATAAGTTTAGCATAATCCTGTCCGCCACCAAAAGCCCAATAAAGTTGTGGATTAATATAATCTATCGATTTTGCTTGAAGCCAAGCCATAGCATCACAGTATATTGTACTATAATTATCATTGCCAACTATCCCAGGAGGCACACCATTTCTCCAAATACCGCGTGGACTAACACCCCATTTAATCCAGGGTTTAACTGCCATTAAACTGTCATTAATTTCTTTGATTAAAATATTTACATTATCTCTACGCCAATCACCAAGGTTTGTGAAGCCTCTTGGATAAGTGGCAAATGTCGCTGCATCTTGATTCGTAATGCCTTCCACATAAAAATAATCGTCGATGTGAATTCCATCTACATCATATCGTCTAGCAACATCCAAAAATACAGATGTTACATAATCTCTTACCTCCTGCAAACCGGGGTTTAAAAATTTAACTGTCCCAACCTGAAGAATCCAATCCGGATGCTGATTAATAACATGACTTGGCGCAAGAGGATAATTACCAACGGATCTTTCTGCTCTGTATGGATTAAACCAGGCGTGTAATTCCATTCCCCTTTTATGCGCTTCATCAACTGCAAATTGAAGAGGGTCATAAAACGGACTAGGAGCAATTCCCTGATTTCCTGTAAGCCATTTTGACCATGGTTCAATACTTGATTGATATAAAGCATCACATTCTGGTCTGATTTGAAACATTATTGCATTAACATTAATATTTTTTAACCCATTAAGTATAGTTATTAACTGTTGCCTTTGAGTTTCAGGAACTGTGCTGTTAGGCCAATCGATATTTGCAACTGTAGCAATCCATGCACCTCTCATCTCTCTTTTAGGAGGCACTGATTGTGAAAATATCGATGATGAAATAAGAATAGTCAAAAACAAAATGGTAAGATTTTTCATAAGGCAAAAATATTTTTGTGATTAATAACTATTGCAAAATTAACCAAGTTTTTGGTTAAGGTAAACTGAATACATAAAATCATTTAAAAATAAAAAAGGCACGATTTCTCGTGCCTTAATTATGCATTTTACATTGTTAATTGTACATTATTTAAGTAGAACCATCTTATTGGTAATTCTTGTTCCATTAATATTTAATTGATATACATAAGTTCCTGAAGCAAAATTAGCAGCATCAAAATTAACAGAATGAGAACCTGATGCCAATTCACTCTGAACTAAAGTTGCAACTTCATTACCAAGCATATCATAAACTTTTAATGTAGTGTAACCACTCAATGGTAACTCAAAACTAATTTTAGTTGTTGGGTTAAATGGGTTTGGATAGTTTTGTGATAAAGCATAACCATTAACAACTGTTTGCCCTTCTTCATCAACTGCAGTTGGATTTTCAAATTTCTGGAAGCAAGGCATTCCTGCGCCAAAATAAGCTACATAAGCAATTTGACCGTTAGGGCTAAAATCCAATCCACGTGGTCTTAAATCTTCATTTGGAACAGCATTATAAACTGTCTTAATGCTATCTACGATTGTATTTGTAACAGGATTCCAAGCATACCAGGTACCAACTGTCCAAGAAGTAACATGATCAGGATCTTGATTAGGTAATCCACCAACATCTGAACCACAGGAAGCCCAAAGAAGTGATCTATCATTAGACCATGTCATTGATTCACATTGAAATCCAAACAAAACAGAATCTGTTAATTCATAAGGTGAGAATTCATCTGGTCTGGAATAAACCTTAACCTTATTTTTATCGTAACCTGCCCAATAAACAGTATTACCATCAGCAGAAACTTCAAAAGATCTGGAATATCCTACTGAAGCATCTACAACATTACCCAAGTAAAGGCTTAAATCAGGCGAATAGATTTTAATTGGATTGCCAGGAACAACCGTTGCTGTATAAACATTTCCAAAGCCATCTACAGCAGGCGCAGTACCAGAGTTTACCGGGTCCGGAATCACTGTAGCCATTCCTTGGCCTGTTAGATAATTAATTTTATGAATACGGTTACCAGTTGTAACAAGAATATTACCATCCGCTGCAGTTCTCATACCACGATTAGTAAAACCAATTAAAGAATCAGTTACACCATTAACAGTTATAGTTAATATTGGGGAAAATGAAACTTCACTGCCATCAGGATTATAAACGTGGATGGCTCTTGTTGCAACCCAGCTTGTACCGTTAAAAATTGTATCACCAGTTACGTTATAATAATTTCCCAACCAAATTTTTCCATCTGGATCTACTGCAACAGCGTGTCCGCCAGGGTTGTTCCCTGCAAAGGTTGCACTAGGAAAACCACCCATATTAACCCATTGCGAGTAACTGGTACTAAAAATTACTAATACCATTATAGTAATTAGTGTAAACATTTTCTTCATATCGAACTCCTTTTTTATTAGAAAGATTATTTAGTTAAAGTTAGCTTAATTTTTATACTATATACTAATTAAATTATTTATTAATTACCAAAATAAGGTGCTCCAGGTTTCTGCATTTCTACTCGTATCACAGTCTGCGAAAAGACAATTTTACCAGCTGTATCTTTTTTAAGATCCCTAGTAAAATATAAACTGTTACTGGTAGAAGTCCAATTCAAAAATAAAACCTTGCCCGCCTTAATAACACCAGGATACAATACTTCTGAGCTTTTATCCGGATGAACAACAATTAAAGGATCTGGATCCTGATCAGTACCAATTATCAAGTCACCATCAGCAGCAAAAGTAATTGCAATTGCTGTTATACCAGTATAAGATTGCAATAAGTCAAAATATAATTCTTGATTAGCAACATCCAAATCGCTATTTGATAGAATTGGTATTTTCCAGACTCCTTCTGTGGTTCCGTTGTTACCCGCAACATACAAAGAATTGTTGAATACTCTTGCTGATTTATATGTGCCAGTAACCGTATAAGTAGTAACAACTTTATTTTGATCTATTCTTAAAATTTTATTAGCCGCACCAACAACCCACATATTACTTAATTGATCAAATTCAACATCTTTAGCAAAAACTCCTGCCGGAAGAGCAACCCAGGGAGATGCAGGTGCAATTGCTTCTGCTAATTTCCAAATTGCATTAATAGTTCGACTGCCGTATAATTCATTGTTTGGTCCAAATTTTAAGCAATTCCAAAATTGAGCATTACCTTTAGGAATATAATCTGACAAAACTTTTTGAGGATTAATTTTCTTAATTCCCGCATTTTCAATGGATACAAGCATATCACCAGCATTGTTAAAAACAAAAGCATAAGCTTTATCAGCAATTGGATCAAAAGATGTATAATATTCTTCCCAAGCGGCAACCATTTTATATTGAAATTGATTACTAAAATCCTGAGCACCAACTACAGCAATTTTAACCATTACTGTATCTGCAACAACATTTGGAACTTTAACTGTAAGTTCGGTTGGCGTAGCACTTAAAATTGTACCGGGTACACCATTAAAATACACCAGATTGTTTCTTGCATCGGCAGAAAAATTAGTTCCGGTAATTGTTATTTCCGTTATGCCTGCTAATGCCTGTGCTGAAGGTTCAAGAGTTGAAAGAACTGGCGAGGGCAGATTTGCAGAAGGATATCCATCTAGACTCGCTGTAGGATCATCCGCACATCCATTGATGAAAACAATTGACAGTAGAAATAGACTAATAAACGTTTTATAAATTATTTTTTTCATTTTTTTTCCAAACTTAATTTAGGATTAAGTCAATAAAATTAATAAGCAAAGTTTAATGAAATTCTATGAACATCGTTAAAGACTCCAAATGGTGTGTAAGAATAATCTATAGAAATATCAAGGTCTTTACCATTTTGTTCTTTCAATCCAATACCATAACTGAATTCTCTTTCATCATTTGGTGTAGAATATCCGGCTCTAAAAGAAATCAAATCCATAAATGTATATTCAGCACCAATAATAAACTGTTCAGGAAAATCTCTCGGATGATTTGCATCAACTGTTACTAAAATTGAGTGTTCTTTTTTATCTAATTCCAGTACATCAGCAACATTATACGATGCCCCTATCTGAAATATTAATGGTAACTGAAAGCCTTCTTTTCTATATTTTACTTCGCGAGCAAAATTTCTAACACTCATTCCAAGATTTAAATTTTGGAAACCCGTCTTGTATAAAATTCCAAAATCAAAAGCCACAACGCCAAGTTTGTTTTCTTGAGTAGTTGCATCTTTGTAAGAACCAGTACCAGAATAAGTTGTTAAATCCCCAACTACGCTTTCGCCTAATGATTGTCTTACATATTTAACATTTGCGCCGATAGAAAATTTTTCAGAAAGAGCTTTTGCATAACCAATACCAAAAGATATTGCGGTTGGACTAAAGGTGCCAATATCCAAAAACCCCTGCTCATTATTAGCTCGAATTGTTTCTAAAAATAGTCCGTAATCTACCGAGACAAAACTAAAACCTAATACTCCATAGTCACCATCAAATGGAGCAAAGGCAACTGCCGCATTGTAATAATTAATGTCTGCAATAAACTGGGTTGATCCAAATGTTATATCAGCAATTCCATCAAACCGAGCCATAGAAGCTGGATTATAGAACATAGCACTGGAGTTATTTGTTTCAACTGAAGTTATGGCGTCTCCAAAAGCACTAGCTCTGGCATCTAACGAAACATTAAGAAACTTCATACCTGTCTGAGCTAATTTTTGCTGTTGGGAAAATGTTAATTGGCTCTGTACAAGAATCATCAAGATAATCAGAGCAAAACTTTTTTGTATATTTTTCATTTTTGTTTTCATAAAATTTTTGTTTCCGTTATCTAATGATTACAAATTTTACGATCTTTTTTTCGCCTGTATCTTTATTGTCGATAACTGCGATGTAAATTCCACTAACAACAACCTGTCCCGAAGATGTTAATGAATCCCAAGCCTGATCACCACTGCCGTCAGTGTGTTCGATAGTTTTTATTAATTCTCCCAACTCAGTATAAATTTTTATATCGCATCTACCCGGGATATTAAAGAAATAAAGCCTGTTCTGGGCTAATTCACCAAATCCCAGATCAGTTGCTGCAGAAATATTGTAAGGATTTGGAACAACGCGAATATCATCCATATTAGTTCCTGCTTGTCTTTTAAGAACAGCAGGGTTATAAGTTTGAGTATAGTATCGGCTGCTTCTTAATTTACCCGAAGGTGTTAATCCAACACCGGTGTTCGATGCCTCTGTTCCAACAGATACAATATAATAATAGTAAGAAAGACCACGAATTGGAGTAACATCATCAAAGCTTCTGTCGTTAGGAGCAGCAGTATGTATTAAAGTGTATGCGCTGTCATATTTTCCTGTTGCTCTGTAAATTTCAAATCCTTCAAGGTCTGAAGCAGAGCCATCAAATTCCCAGCTAAGCGCAATTTTATCACCGCCACCATTAACATTAAAGATTTTGGGAGGTGCAGGAGGTCGGGGAATATTATATCCTGATTGATAATTTGCATTAGCTCTTTTAAATGTTTGAAAAAGTGAATCGCGGCTTTGGAAAACAACAGTATTTTTTTGTTCTTTAGTTATTTCACCCTTCTTATATTTGATACCCGTTTGTGTGGCAAGTTCACGACTTATACCAGCAACACCCTCTGCAAAAACGATATTTATACTATCCCCAGGAGCCAAAGTATAAGGTCCATAACCATTTGTAAAAGAGAATCCACCAGAAGTAGTTAATGCCGGATTTCCTGTTGGAGAAATGAATCCCGGATAATCAGTTGGCTCAATTACATTTGCATGACGCGGTGATTTATGCCCTCGTGTCATCCAACTATATTCACTTGTCATTTTAACTTTATTGAAAGCATCATTGTTTGAATTTAACGGGTCATCAGAATCTTCCCAAGAAGTTGTAGATGGCTGTAACGGATCATCATTCTGATTGGTTGCTGAAACGTCTGCGTGTAAAGTAAGAATTCCTGCAAATTGCGGAGCACCAAGACGTCCAACAGTATCGCCTGGTTCGACATATAGAGCAGAACTCCATAATGGACCACCAATGTTATCATAACTTGTAAAGGTGGGAAGTTTACCATGCCACATATACTGAAATCTTAAATTATCCGGATTATCCGGATCAACTTTTACTCCATCGCCGCGTGCGTCATTCATAGTATTTATTCCCCAACCTGTTGAATTAGCAATTGCATATCTAACATTTGCACAAACAGCAAGCCTATATTGAAAATAGAAATATACACCTGTTAAAGTATTTGTTGGTAATTCAATATCCGCATCAGCATCAGTATTTCCAGTATTCTTAAAGGTGTATTCTGATAAGATATAATTATCATGATACTCCTGACTGAATTGAGATATCCTTCTGGTCATTGTAATACCAACTTGAGTATTTACGGTATTAACGATCATTCGATCTGCCGTTATAGTAGGATCAACAAAATCATTATCAACAGATTTATCTAATGACAAATCATTATCAACAAATACTTGCGGCGGATCAAATTTGCTGTACATCTTAAAATTAATCGGAAAAAACTCCCCAGCACCGGTAACTCTTGGTCCAACATGCACAACTTTATTTGGGTAAGGGCTTTGAGGATCGTTAGGATCATTAAAGTTAGTTACACCTATCCAAAGCCCCTTTGCTGCTTGAATATCCTGCCGTGAATTTATTGCAGGCCATTGTAAGCCGTACTGCTGTTCTTTTACAAATCCTTCTTCTATTTCGCATCCGATTTCGGAATACCAATTGTGTAAGGAACCTGCCGACATCCACTTAATAGCATATTGAGGATATACTGTAGAAGAAAAACCGACAAGAATCAGAAGGACTGATAAATTTATAAAGTTGATTCTTAAATAATTGTGTTTCATTTATTCCTCTAATATCAAATTAAAAATCTATAGATAATTTTAATCCCCAATAAATATCCCTTGGGTTTAAGAATGCAAAGAACTCCTGATTAGGCATATCTATATATGATTTATTTTTTGTCCATTCATCTTTTTGACTTTGTGATGCGTTATCATCCCATGGGATATATGGACCAGTTCTATAATCACCAGGTATATCGCTGCCAGGAATATTTGTATATCCGAATCGCTGATCAAACTGTTCGGCTGGTAGATGTAAAGATTTCATATAAGCCAGGTAGTCATTATTATCAACAAAACCATAAGTGGTCATATATTTGTAGTTAAATAAGTTATTAATATCTGCAAAAATTTGAAGATTTACGCCCATAAGTCTAAATGTTTTACTAATGCGCAAATCCACATTCCAGAAATCATTCCACTGAACATTATTTTCAATTCCGGGAACACTTCCGCCGCCAGCCCAAGAGAAGAAATAACCTGAAGTCCAGGAAGCAACAAAACTTGCTCTCCAATCACCTAATAAAGAAAGACTTCCTGCTTGAGGTCCGAAATCACTGGGTGTAAAAAGGTCTATGTTTGCATTTGCAAATGGACGTGGGATAGGTTTTTCTTGATAAACGGATGTAGTAGTAGTCTCATAATTTCTTTGCAATGAAGCACTTTCATAATAAATTCCAAATCCAAAATTTCCAGCACTTCTAACATCATAAGTATAATTTATAAACCCCTGAACCCAGTCACCCCTATTTTTTGAAAGAGTTAATTCAAATCCTCTAACATCCTGATAATTATTTGGCTCTGTTCTAGAATAGCTTACTTTATTATCTCTACTAATGTAAGTAACTAATCTGGATTGCAATGAAACGTCTTTGTAATAACCCGCAACTCTCAATAAAAATTCATCAAACAAATTTTGCTCGTATCCTAATTCGTAAGCAACGGTTTTAGGTAAAGGATTATTAGGATTTGCAATTCTAGTTACAGCATTATTATCAGAAAATCTTCTTAACAAGAATAAATTTTCTGGTGTGGGCATTTGTCTAAAATGTCCGTAATTAAAATAAAGTTTACTATCAACACTAATGGGAAAAGAAATTCCAACTCTTGGACTAATATCTAGTTGCTTATCCACTGATATTTTTGTGAGCAAAGTATCGAGGCCAAGTGAATTTTCTGAAGCAAACGCTTTATTATATGGGTCATATTCATACCAGTCACCTTGAGGGTCAGAATAATCTAATCTAACACCAACATTGGCAACCATACCTTCAAATTCTAGTTTGTCTTGAGCATATAATGCACCACGAATCGGGAAATTGCTCCACGTTGATCTGGAACGACCGCTTGGTAGGAATTTGTCAACTGATCCATAATTAACTCTATTATCGGTATAATTTAGTTCAACTCCAGCCTTGAATTGGTTAATATTATCTAGCTGACTTTGAAAATCAACTTTTGCGGAATAAACGGTGATTGCACTACTATCACGAGAGTTACTGAAACCAACGCCCATCCTTAATCCATTTATTCCTGTTGAAGGATAATCAGCAAATCCAAATGGTGCCTCATCTAGTAAAATTCCACCAACATTATATATTTTTGATGTATCTCTGATCCTGCCTGGATTTGTACTGTATTCGGATGTAAACGAACTTAAAGTAACTTCATACAAAGTTGAAGGGTTAATTACATTAGTAAACTTACCACCAAAAGATAAATAATCAATTGTACTTGGTGCCCAATAGTCAGGAGCAAATATTCTAGCATCAATATAACTTACTCGGTTCATCACAGCTCCGATGCTTTCGGGAGATCTGAAA
The window above is part of the Ignavibacteriales bacterium genome. Proteins encoded here:
- a CDS encoding TonB-dependent receptor; translation: MRRLLLISILALNIFSIHSLAQVGKITGSVKDASTGEALIGANVLIEGTTIGAATDIDGYFVILSVSPQTYNLKASMVGYAPSTYKDVRVSIDQTTEVNFNLSSNTFQTEEVVVIATTPIVQKDVSSSRVNLNVEEIENLPVSSISGVIGLQAGVRSGLEIRGGSANQTAFLVNGVTLRDERDNSPFTGISYSAIDEVQIQTGGFNAEYGNVRSGLINVVTKEGSRDKYSFSLISRYKGASQKHFGMSPHDPNSYWIRPFVDGQVAWFGTEALDPNTGLPVWDTYTRNQFPQFDGWIAVAEKTLLDDDPTNDLTPEQAQKIFLWQHRRVTDIQNPDYEIDASFGGPVPFAQSLGNLRFFLSYRQSESMYVVPLSTDGVNDKVGQLKVTSDLGEGKKLMVQGLISKVNGTNDNNAGVAGIFRSPESIGAVMNRVSYIDARIFAPDYWAPSTIDYLSFGGKFTNVINPSTLYEVTLSSFTSEYSTNPGRIRDTSKIYNVGGILLDEAPFGFADYPSTGINGLRMGVGFSNSRDSSAITVYSAKVDFQSQLDNINQFKAGVELNYTDNRVNYGSVDKFLPSGRSRSTWSNFPIRGALYAQDKLEFEGMVANVGVRLDYSDPQGDWYEYDPYNKAFASENSLGLDTLLTKISVDKQLDISPRVGISFPISVDSKLYFNYGHFRQMPTPENLFLLRRFSDNNAVTRIANPNNPLPKTVAYELGYEQNLFDEFLLRVAGYYKDVSLQSRLVTYISRDNKVSYSRTEPNNYQDVRGFELTLSKNRGDWVQGFINYTYDVRSAGNFGFGIYYESASLQRNYETTTTSVYQEKPIPRPFANANIDLFTPSDFGPQAGSLSLLGDWRASFVASWTSGYFFSWAGGGSVPGIENNVQWNDFWNVDLRISKTFRLMGVNLQIFADINNLFNYKYMTTYGFVDNNDYLAYMKSLHLPAEQFDQRFGYTNIPGSDIPGDYRTGPYIPWDDNASQSQKDEWTKNKSYIDMPNQEFFAFLNPRDIYWGLKLSIDF
- a CDS encoding T9SS type A sorting domain-containing protein, with the protein product MKKMFTLITIMVLVIFSTSYSQWVNMGGFPSATFAGNNPGGHAVAVDPDGKIWLGNYYNVTGDTIFNGTSWVATRAIHVYNPDGSEVSFSPILTITVNGVTDSLIGFTNRGMRTAADGNILVTTGNRIHKINYLTGQGMATVIPDPVNSGTAPAVDGFGNVYTATVVPGNPIKIYSPDLSLYLGNVVDASVGYSRSFEVSADGNTVYWAGYDKNKVKVYSRPDEFSPYELTDSVLFGFQCESMTWSNDRSLLWASCGSDVGGLPNQDPDHVTSWTVGTWYAWNPVTNTIVDSIKTVYNAVPNEDLRPRGLDFSPNGQIAYVAYFGAGMPCFQKFENPTAVDEEGQTVVNGYALSQNYPNPFNPTTKISFELPLSGYTTLKVYDMLGNEVATLVQSELASGSHSVNFDAANFASGTYVYQLNINGTRITNKMVLLK
- a CDS encoding PorV/PorQ family protein codes for the protein MQKSFALIILMILVQSQLTFSQQQKLAQTGMKFLNVSLDARASAFGDAITSVETNNSSAMFYNPASMARFDGIADITFGSTQFIADINYYNAAVAFAPFDGDYGVLGFSFVSVDYGLFLETIRANNEQGFLDIGTFSPTAISFGIGYAKALSEKFSIGANVKYVRQSLGESVVGDLTTYSGTGSYKDATTQENKLGVVAFDFGILYKTGFQNLNLGMSVRNFAREVKYRKEGFQLPLIFQIGASYNVADVLELDKKEHSILVTVDANHPRDFPEQFIIGAEYTFMDLISFRAGYSTPNDEREFSYGIGLKEQNGKDLDISIDYSYTPFGVFNDVHRISLNFAY
- a CDS encoding family 10 glycosylhydrolase, producing MKNLTILFLTILISSSIFSQSVPPKREMRGAWIATVANIDWPNSTVPETQRQQLITILNGLKNINVNAIMFQIRPECDALYQSSIEPWSKWLTGNQGIAPSPFYDPLQFAVDEAHKRGMELHAWFNPYRAERSVGNYPLAPSHVINQHPDWILQVGTVKFLNPGLQEVRDYVTSVFLDVARRYDVDGIHIDDYFYVEGITNQDAATFATYPRGFTNLGDWRRDNVNILIKEINDSLMAVKPWIKWGVSPRGIWRNGVPPGIVGNDNYSTIYCDAMAWLQAKSIDYINPQLYWAFGGGQDYAKLMPWWADSAGVNGRHMYVGHAVYRINNPFNATEVPRQIRLNRTDNDCQGSVLYNTTSTLANPLGFYDSLKNDLYRYPALIPVMNWKDVVPPNPPQNLRFERLANGQGGLLWDLPQIASDGDSAKRYVVYRFNSSNIQPSDLENSANIFNVEGSRESIPGEPPSPTGPYYFVVTSLDRNYNESLMSNVLQVNPPPAPLLAVPFNNTVNIEDTVTVVWNYPALASSYRLQIATDPTFASGVFLDQNGITDTFKVITGLEGQQLYYWRVSSTNAGGTSSYSNSFNFTTGFPSTPLLAYPLNNTGYIPVDTTLYWFPSQAAVSYDLILARSADFAANTIVVDTLEVSDTSFVVTGLQVNTFHFWKVRANNVYGKSNWSGVWRFKTVNPLGVDDERLVPIEYALDQNYPNPFNPTTNFRFKISSAGMTTLKIYNLLGQEVAVVLDEYLSPGSFDVRFDASGLASGIYLYRIRVNDFSASKKMILMK
- a CDS encoding IPT/TIG domain-containing protein, whose translation is MKKIIYKTFISLFLLSIVFINGCADDPTASLDGYPSANLPSPVLSTLEPSAQALAGITEITITGTNFSADARNNLVYFNGVPGTILSATPTELTVKVPNVVADTVMVKIAVVGAQDFSNQFQYKMVAAWEEYYTSFDPIADKAYAFVFNNAGDMLVSIENAGIKKINPQKVLSDYIPKGNAQFWNCLKFGPNNELYGSRTINAIWKLAEAIAPASPWVALPAGVFAKDVEFDQLSNMWVVGAANKILRIDQNKVVTTYTVTGTYKSARVFNNSLYVAGNNGTTEGVWKIPILSNSDLDVANQELYFDLLQSYTGITAIAITFAADGDLIIGTDQDPDPLIVVHPDKSSEVLYPGVIKAGKVLFLNWTSTSNSLYFTRDLKKDTAGKIVFSQTVIRVEMQKPGAPYFGN